The DNA region TTGTTCTCTCCCTATCCGTTGACAGGGTAGAGGCTCTCTTATCCAATTATTATCCTAAATAGGTTGGTTTTTTTTACTAGTCTGCTCTATTAATGCAGAAATAAGTAAAAAAGTATAATTAGATCTATCTCGAATTTTTGAGAACCCTTTGAGAAGGCGCTCAAGGGGTTctcaaataaaatataaaagtaaaAACGTTCATTTCATGAACGTTTTTTTTTATGTAATCATTTAGGTGTTAATGTAAACGAACCATAACTATGTAAACCTATTCCTAATAGATTGATACCAAAATAACAAATCCAAATTATAAGAAATCCTATCGAAGCTATAAGTGCAGAATTCGTACCCTTCCAATTTGGATTTGTTCTACTATGTAAATAAATTGCGAATATGGTCCAAGTAATAAATGCCCAAGTTTCCTTAGGATCCCAATTCCAATAGGATCCCCAGGCCTCATTAGCCCATACTGCTCCACAAAGAATACCTATGGTTAAAAGGGTAAATCCTAGGCTAATGATACGATAACTCCAAGAATCCAAACGCTCCGTTAATTGATATTTGTAATAATTTGGAAATGAAGGGACAGGGGCGCTTTTTAAAGCACTTCTTTTTGCATAAAAAAATGCAATCTCACTAAAGAaaaatgttttatttaaaacattttttttctttttagaaaagaaatggaaattatTTCGAAATCTAATGATTAGAATAGCGGCAGATAATAAGGATCCGCACAAAAGAGTTGCATAACTTAATAACATCATACTGACATGCATCATTAACCACTGAGATTGTAGAGCAGGTACTAGTATCGTGGATTGATGCATTTCAGTTAAAAGACCCGACGTGGCAAAGCCTTGCGTTAAAATAGTACTTGGCGTAGTTATTGTGCTTAAATCATTTTTAGAGTTCTGTATTTTAGGAATGGTATGAAGAATATACAGAGCCCATGAAAGGAAGATCAATGActcatataaattacttaatggaAAATGTCCCGAAGAAACCCAACGAGAAACTAAGAATCCTGTTATAGAGAAAAAAGTAACTATCATTCCTTTTTCTGACGAATCACGTAATCTCCCAAGTTCACGAACTAATAAGGTTATCAAATGAATCGTAATCACAATTGAAATCGTTGAGAAAGAGATATGAGTTAGTATATGTTCTAAAGTTGCAAATAGCATAAGGGGAAGGTCCCATTACAAAATTGTAAATTTCGAATTGATTTCTAATCTATTGTATTCCTTTTCAAGAATGCCGCCACTCGGATTCGAACCGAGATGCTTGAGCACTGCTTCCTAAGAGCAGCGTGTCTACCAATTTCACCATGGCGGCTAACTTCAAATAATAGGTAACTTAAAAGAATAATAGCTATTATCTCGGGAATCGTCGATATTGGGAAAGTCCATAAAATTTAGGAACATTAGAGTTTTCATTAaaatggacttcgtttggtagtatCGTTTCCATTTTTTTTTTACAATAAACTCTTGCTTTGCCCAATAGAAACACTGGTTGAAAGAGTTGGAACTTCTTTTTTCTAACTTGCAATTATAGATATAGAACTAATTTTTTCTAATTAATTTATCGTTTAAATTTTGAAAATTCTTTCAATACAATGAAAAAAATCCAAAAGGGTTTCTATTTAATGATGAAATTAAAATGGATAAATAGAAAAGGCTTTTTGGATTTTTGAAAAATTTCTAGAATGAAAGTCTTTATGCTCTTATTAATAAGATTTACTAACCTTATGATTTTGGATAAGATAGGTGGAAGTTGTAAGTCCTATTGTAAGAATACTCCACTTTTCATAATTTTCATAATAAAATATGAGCATTCTATTATGAAAATTATGAAAAGTTCATTGATAGGAAAAGAATACTTAGCACACAGTATACCAAACAAAACTTTTTTTTATTGTATATATAAGAGGGGTTTGTTATAAGAATATTGTACCGAAGTAATTCGACACATAAAAGTACATTCAAAGAAGAATCCAAATTATTAAATAATTGGAATTCTTTTTTGAAAAATCAATTCATATTATTCCAAAATCTTattatttgtttgtttgttgccCAGAAAAACCCTTTGGTTTTGGATGCTCATTACCACTGGAAAATGATCTTGATTTTACTAAAGAATAAGATTGTACTATGGAAAAATAAGTCTTTTTCTTCCAAATATTTTTACGAATACGCTTTTTTGACATTGAAGTACGTTTTTTTGGAACTGCCATTCAAAAAGGAAATTACTTTTTTCTAGTTGTATGTGAAAGACATCTATTGCTGCAAATCAATCcttctttcttgtttttattaGTATTTATACTTAGATACTGAaagatactgaaattgtgaaTTATTTTTTACTTCATTTTGTCTAATGCggataagacaagaatttttaaACATTTTTTCTGTATATATTTTATACTTTGTTTTAATAATATAGAATATATAGAAGGGTTTCCCATTTATATCTATTTATATATCAAGTATACTCCATATATAGATATATGGTATGGAAGCCTATCCCCCGGGGGGATAAAAAGAAGGGAAAATTCAAATAGTTAATTAAGCTCAGAATGATATTGTATTGTATTCCATAAAGGAAAGGAATTCtaatcaaaacaaaaaatactGAGTCTCTTAAACAAGACATTCTAAAACTTAGGTAATTTATAGTCATAAGGACTATTCGATAATTTCTTATAAACATAGATTTTCATTGGAATTCACTCAATCAGTTATGGAACAAGAGAGCTGTTTCATCTTTgttttaaagaaatataaaaatgaatagaaagtaaaaagtaaaacgattcctttttttttttttgtaaatatcttTATTTAGATAATAACTAGGTAACGAAGTTATTTGATTAACTTTTTGAATTTAACCAACTAAACCCATtcttcattttttattatttcaatgagataaatttttaaaaaatgaagAATTCCAgtattttttcttattctttttatttattctttcagAAAGAGATAAGAGTTGGTTTGGTGAATCGGAAACAATTTTATAGAAAAATTGAAGTAAAAATCGCAATTTCTTTTCTTATGGAACATACATATCAATATGCATGGGTAATCCCTCTTCTCCCACTTCCAGTTATTATGTCAATGGGATTTGGCCTTATTCTTATTCCGACAGCAACAAAAAATCTTCGTCGCATATGGGCTTTTCCTAGTGTTTTACTCTTAAGTATAGCTATGGTATTCTCAGTTCAACTGTCTATTCAACAAATAAATGGAAGTTCTATCTATCAATATCTATGGTCTTGGACCGTCAATAATGATTTTTCTTTAGAATTTGGATACTTGATTGACCCACTTACTTCTATTATGTTAATACTAATTACTACTGTAGGAATCCTGGTTCTTATTTATAGTGATGGTTATATGTCTCACGATGAAGGATATTTGAGATTTTTTGTTTATATAAGTTTTTTCAATACTTCTATGTTGGGATTGGTTACTAGCTCCAATTTGATACAAATTTATTTTTTTGGGAACTCGTGGGAATGTGTTCTTATTTATTGATAGGCTTTTGGTTTACACGACCAATCGCAGCGAGTGCTTGTCAAAAAGCTTTTGTAACTAATCGTGTAGGGGATTTTGGTCTATTATTAGGAATTTTAGGTTTTTTTTGGATAACAGGTAGTTTAGAGTTTAGGGATTTGTTCCAAATCGCTAATAACTGGATTCCTAATAATGGAATTAACTCTTTACTTACTACTTTGTGTGCTTTTTTATTATTCCTTGGTGCAGTTGCGAAATCCGCACAATTCCCTCTTCACGTATGGTTACCCGATGCTATGGAAGGACCCACTCCTATTTCGGCTCTTATACACGCAGCAACTATGGTTGCTGCGGGAATTTTTCTTCTAGCTCGACTTCTTCCTCTTTTCATATCTTTACCTTTGATAATGAGTTTTATTTCTTTAGTAGGTACAATAACACTATTCTTAGGAGCTACTTTAGCTCTTGCTCAGAGAGATATTAAAAGAAGCTTAGCCTATTCTACAATGTCTCAATTGGGTTATATGATGTTAGCTCTAGGTATAGGTTCTTATCAAGCTGCTTTATTCCATTTGATCACTCATGCTTATTCAAAAGCTTTATTGTTCTTGGGATCTGGATCCGTTATTCATTCAATGGAACCTCTTGTTGGGTATTCACCAGATAAAAGTCAAAATATGGTTCTTATGGGCGGTTTAAGAAAATACATTCCAATCACAAGAACTACTTTTTTATGGGGTACACTTTCTCTTTGTGGTATTCCACCTCTTGCTTGCTTCTGGTCCAAAGATGAAATCCTTAGTAATAGTTGGTTGTATTCGCCCTTTTTTGGAATAATAGCTTCCTTTACTGCAGGATTAACTGCCTTTTATATGTTTCGGATATATTTACTTACATTTGGTGGGTATTTGCGTGTTCATTTTCAAAATTACAGTAGCACTAAAGAGAGTTCCTTGTATTCAATATCCTTATGGGGAAAAAGGATACCCAAAGGAGTGAATAGGGATTTCGTTTTATCAACAACGAAGAGTGGAGTTTCTTTTTTTTCACAAAATATACCCAAAATTCAAGGTAATACAAGAAATAGGATAGGATCCTTTACTACGTCTTTTGGGGCTAAAAACACTTTTGCCTATCCGCATGAAACGGGAAATACTATGTTATTTCCTCTTCTTATATTACTACTTTTCACTTTGTTCATTGGATTCATAGGAATCTCTTTTGATAATGGAGGAATGGATAATGGAATAGCAGAGTTAACCATATTATCAAAGTGGTTAACTCCCTCAAAAAACTTTACCCAGGAAAGTTCTAATTCTTTTGTAAATTCATATGAATTTATTACTAATGCAATTTCTTCTGTAACTCTAGCTATCTTTGGTTTATTCATAGCATATATCTTCTATGGATCTGCTTATTCTTTTTTTCAGAATTTGGATTTAATAAACTCTTTTGTAAAAAGAAATCCTAAAAAAGAATTTTTGGATCaagtaaaaaaaaatatatacaGTTGGTCATATAATCGTGGTTATATAGATATTTTCTATACTAGGGTCTTTACCCTCGGTATAAGAGGGTTAACCGAACTAACGGAGTTTTTTGATAAGGGTGTTATTGATGGAATTACCAATGGAGTGGGTCTTGCTAGTTTTTGTATAGGAGAAGAAATTAAATATGTAGGGGGAGGTCGAATCtcgtcttatttattcttttttttatGTTATGTATCTGtgtttttattcttttttctttcttaagTTAAGGAATTCAAGTCTCTTGCAAAAATAACTATCCTACCCCTTTCTACAATCTCTCTATAATCCCACCTTGTTACATAAGGTAAGTATTGTATAATCGTTCGGTTTTCCGCGATTTTTTCCATTCCTCTGTGTAAATACCCTAATATGGGTTCACAATCAATAACATCCTCACCATCAAGAGTAACGATCAGTCGAAGAACACCATGCATTGATGGGTGTTGAGGGCCCATATTGACTATCATGAGATCTTTTTTTGTAAGCGGTAGACTCATATCCTTTCTTCCTTAATTCATTATTCCATGAAAATGGATTATTCCATGAATTCCTCAAAGTGAGGCTCATCAAAATGAAAAATCTAAGACTACTATAAAGACtactaaaaaaataataaaacaagaaaaaaatttgAAGGATTAAATTACTGCTCCCGAATATTCAACTGACCGATTAATTTCTTATAACGTACTCTATTTTTCTTTGCCAAATAAGCCAGCAAACGTCGACGTTTTCCCAAAAGTCTTCGTAGACCTCTTTCCGATGAAAAATCTTTTTTGTGTAATTCCAAATGTGAAGCAAGTCTCCGTATCTTATTGGTGAAACTGAATACTTGAAATTCAACAGAACccctgttttcttctttttcttctttaaccATAAATCCTAAAATTTTTCTACCTCCTTTctttttcatgtatttttctgatcaggaaaaataaaaaattatgtcaGTTATTTTGAAGTTATTCTAATCTCGTACACACACAAATTTGCAATTATTCATCTACTACTGgaatttggattttttttatcgATGCAAATTGGATTTGGATAGAAGGGTACATTCTTTCTACTATTTTAGATAGAAGAAATGTTTCTTCTATCTAAATATAGTAGAAAGAATTTTGCTGATTTATTTATTGCTATATGCAATTTATGGAATTGATACACCATTTAATTGATATCATTTAGCAAAATGAAACACAGCATAGGCATCCATCTTTTGGCTCGAGAATTTCACGGGATAGAGATATGGTATAAGAAATAGACTATTAAGTAACTCTAAATGAATTGTGGATACATCTGTATCCTTAACATACTGAAACGATTGCCATTATTCGTATCAAACCAATAGCGATTCATACAAGCTAAATCTTCTAATCAATGGTGGGCCAATAATGAATTTTTTTGCATATGTAttaagacgcttggcctgatttcgaAATTGTCCAgagttttatatgttgttttcattGCAAAATGATGGGTCTCCTTCCATAACTTTCCAATTACGAGTACGAGAATTGAAAGACATAAATATTCTAAATTCTCTACGGCGTCTAGTAGATAGATAGAATATTTTCAGGAACAAGAAAATCAGAAGAATCTTTCTCTCTATTCACTATCATTCCGCGTCTTCGACTTCTAttagtttcttttcttctttaatgCAATAGCTATAGTTTGATATAAGAATCCATTTCTCAAAGTAATGGAAACCATTCTCTTATAGGAAATGGTTCGAAAATCGCTATTCCACCTTTTAGGTATCGTGAAAAGTGATACCTGTGAAGATCGTGCATTTCAGTCAAATTCAGATCCGTTTTTCGAGTCCATGATATAATATAACCAAATTGGATAGATCTTCCACCTGTTTAGCTAAGAAAGAATAGATACAGAGGTGGATAATAGATCGATATGAAGATCATGAGCTGCCCCATAATGAAACCGCCAGTAGTCGCAAATATCTCCTTCTTCCCTAATCCAAGATTGGAGAAAGAAGATCTAAGAGGGACCTATGGAGAATGTAGTCAGAAATCCATAATAGAGTCTGACCACAACGACCGAATTAATTATCCTCATCGAGAAACTTAGACTACTAAATAGAAAAGATTTGAAAATCATGGCATgggtctcctttttttctttctttagagTTTTCTATATGCACAATTTCTCGATGTTTCGATGAGAATTTCTTGACTTTCCATATATAGAAAGAGATAGACTATAAATGACATCTCTTATGTCAATAAGACCAAAGGGATGGATATTAAATGATAGGAAGTGCTAGGAAGTGAAATAGAATGAAATAGAGCCACTTTGGGCTTCCCTATGAAATGAGGCATGGAACGGAGCCACTACGAAGAAATTATGGGAGTTACGAAAGAAGCTTCGGACTCATATTGTTCATGGGTTGAGAGCGGGAGTTGAACTCTAGGAGGTCGAATCCCCCCTTGTTCCTCAGTAGCTCAGTGGTAGAGCGGTCGGCTGTTAACTGACTGGTCGTAGGTTCGAATCCTACTTGGGGAGATTTTATTCATTCTTTAATGTAAGAATTTTAATGTAAGAATAAAGAATTGAATTAAAGGGCTTGCTTTGACCCTTAGGAGTAGGTAACCCGTTCGCTATCCTTGTTTCTATTTCTATTGCATTCTATCTCATCGTATCACATTCTGTTCTACGATTCCACTTCGACAAAAGGAAAGAGCATACCTAAGTTCAATAGCTTTACGTCCGCTATCCCGATCATGATTTTCCTACCCTCAGGGGGAAAGTAaaggcccttccccctttggaagGCTGTGGGcgaggagggattcgaacccccgaCACCGTGGTTCGTAGCCACGTGCTCTAATCCTCTGAGCTACAGGCCCAGCTGTCTCCACTGGATCTCTTCCCGGGGGTACCCCTTCATTTCAGGTTAAGAAGATGGGAAAGCGCCTTTCTCTCTATAAGAACAGTGCGTTCCGAGgtgtgaagtgggagagaggggatgtGATGATTGAGGTTTTGAATAAGACGATCTTTGCATTTTAGATTTGGATCTTTTTCTTATTTCAAAATAGTGAAAAAGTCAAATAAGAGGTGTTAAGCTTTTTATCATTCTGGCATCGAGCTATTTTGCCGCAGGACCTCCCCTACAGTATCGTCACCGCAGTAGAGTTTAACCACCAAATTCGGGATGGATTGGTGTGGTTCCTCTACGCCTAGGACACCAGAATATCGAACCATGAACGAGGAAAGGCATGAGATAAATATTGGCTAGTAATTGTGAAGCCCCAATTCTTGACTGAAAGGGACACCAAAGGCCTCTGccctccctctctatctatccaagagatggaagggcagggcttttttttggttttttcatcttttcatcaaagAGTTGAACAATGAAGATAGATGGCAAGTGCCTGATCGATTTGATCAGGCCGTGTAGGAACAAGGTTCAAATCGTTCGTTCGTTAGGATGCCTCAGCTGCATACATCACTGCACTTCCACTTGACACCTATTTAAACGGCTCGTCTCGCCGCTACCTTATCCTATTTCCATACTTCTGTCGCTCCATCCCCGTATGGGTGGAGAACCCGTCGCTGTCTCGGCTGTGATACCGGAGGCTCTAGGGAAGTCGGAGGAGAGAGCACTCATCTTGGGGTGGGCTTACTACTTATATGCTTTCAGCAGTTATCCTCTCCGCACTTGGCTACCCAGCGTTTACCGTAGGCACGATAACTGGTACACCAGAGGTGCGTCCTTCCCGGTCCTCTCGTACTAGGGAAAGGTCCTCTCAATGCTCTAACGCCCACACCGGATATGGACCGAACTGTCTCACGACGTTCTGAACCCAGCTCACGTACCGCATTAATGGGCGAACAGCCCAACCCTTGGAACCACCTACAGCTCCAGGTggcgaagagccgacatcgaggtGCCAAACCTTCCCGTCGATGTGGACTCTTGGGGAAGATCAGCCTGTTATCCCTAGAGTAACTTTTATCCGTTGAGCGACGGCCCTTCCACTCGGCACCGTCGGATCACTAAGGCCGACTTTCGTCTCTGCTCGACGGGTGAGTCTTGCAGTCAAGCTCCCTTCTGCCTTTGCACTCGAGGACCAATGTCCGTCTGGCCCGAGGAAACCTTTGCACGCCTCCGTTACCTTTTGGGAGGCCTACGCCCCATAGAAACTGTCTACCTGAGACTGTCCCTTGGCCCGCGGGTCTGACACAAGGTTAGAATCCGAGCTCTTCCAGAGTGGTATCTCACTGATGGCTCGGGCCCCCCCGGAAGGGGGCCTTCTTCGCCTTCCACCTAAGCTGCGCAGGAAAGGCCCAAAGCCAATCCCAGGGAACAGTAAAGCTTCATAGGGTCTTTCTGTCCAGGTGCAGGTAGTCCGCATCTTCACAGACATGTCTATTTCACCGAGCCTCTCTCCGAGACAGTGCCCAGATCGTTACGCCTTTCGTGCGGGTCGGAACTTACCCGACAAGGAATTTCGCTACCTTAGGACCGTTATAGTTACGGCCGCCGTTCACCGGGGCTTCGGTCGCCGGCTTCCCTGTCATCAGTTCACCAACTTCCTTGACCTTCCGGCACTGGGCAGGCGTCAGCCCCCATACATGGTCTTACGACTTTGCGGAGACCTGTGTTTTTGGTAAACAGTCGCCCGGGCCTGGTCACTCTGCGACCCCCTTTTGTGAGGGGGCACCCCTTCTCCCGAAGTTACGGGGCTATTTTGCCGAGTTCCTTAGAGAGAGTTGTCTCGCGCCCCTAGGTATTCTCTACCTACCCACCTGTGTCGGTTTCGGGTACAGGTACCCTTTTGTTGAAGGTCGTTCGAGCTTTTCCTGGGAGTATGGCATCGGTTACATACTTCAGCGCCGTAGCGCCTGGTATGAGCCTCGTGGAGAAGCAATTGCTAGTCCACGGGGCTCATACTTCAGCGCTGCAGCGCTTGGTACTCGGACCTCGGCTCGAGGCATTTTCTCTACCCCTTCTTACCCTGAAAAAGCAGGGTCACCTTGTGTCCTTAAACCTATAACCATCTTTCGGCTAACCTAGCCTCCTCCGTCCCTCCGTACCAACAAGGGGTAGTACAGGAATATTGACCTGTTGTCCATCGACTACGCCTTTCGGCCTGATCTTAGGCCCTGACTCACCCTCCGTGGACGAACCTTGCGGAGGAAACCTTGGGTTTTCGGGGCATTGGATTCTCACCAATGTTTTCGTTACTCAAGCCGACATTCTCGCTTCCGCTTCGTCGACCCCCGCTTTCGCGGTTGCTTCCCTCTAAGGCGGAACGCTCCCCTACCGATGCATTTTGACATCCCACAGCTTCGGCAGATCGCTTAGCCCCGTTCATCTTCAGCGCAAGGGCGCTCGATCAGTGAGCTATTACGCACTCTTTAAAGGGTGGCTGCTTCTAGGCAAACCTCCTGGCTGTCTTTGCACCCCCACCTCCTTTATCACTGAGCGGTCATTTAGGGGCCTTAGCTGGTGATCCGGGCTGTTTCCCTCTCGACGATGAAGCTTATCCCCCATCGTCTCACTGGCCGACCTTGACCCCtgttatttttgggtcatatctAGTATTCAGAGTTTGCCTCGATTTGGTACCGCTCGCGCAGCCCGCACCGAAACAGTGCTTTACCCCTAGATGTCCAGTCAACTGCTGCGCCTCAACGCATTTCGGGGAGAACCAGCTAGCTCTGGGTTCGAGTGGCATTTCACCCCTAACCACAACTCATCCGCTGATTCTTCAACATCAGTCGGTTCGGACCTCTGCTTAGTTTCATCCAAGCTTCATCCTGGTCATGGATAGatcacccaggttcgggtccaTAAGCAGTGACAATCGCCCTATTAAGACTCGCTTTCGCTACGGCTCCGGTGGGTTCCGTTCCCTTAACCaagccactgcctatgagtcgccGGCTCATTCTTCAACAGGCACGCGGTCAGAGATCACTTTCCCCTCCCACTGCTTGGGAGCTCAGCACGGTTTCACGTTCTATTTCACTACCCACTGGGGGTTCTTTTCACCTTTCCCTCACGGTACTACTTCGCTATCGGTCACCCAGGAGTATTTAGCCTTGCAAGGTGGTCCTTGCTGATTCACACGGGATTCCACGTGCCCCATGCTACTCGGGTCAGAGCATAAGCTAGTGATGCTTTCGGCTACTGGACTTTAGCCATCTAGGGTGCGGCACTCAACCGCTTCGCCTAGCAGCACAACGCTTGTATTGCTCTCCCACAACCCCGTTTTCACGGTTTAGGCTGCTCCCATTTCGCTCGCCGCTACTACGGGAATCGCTTTTGCTTTCTTTTCCTCTGGCTACTAAGATGTTTCAGTTCGCCAGGTTGTCTCTTGCCTGCTCATGGATTCAGCAGGCAGTTTAAAAGGTTGACCTATTTGGGAATCTCCGGATCTATGCTTATTTTCAACTCCCCGAAGCATTTCGTCGCTTGCTACGCCCTTCCTCGTCTCTGGGTGCCTAGGTATCCACCGCAAGCCTTTCCTCTTTTGAACCTCGCCATTAACGTTAAGGCTATGCCATCCTAAGGTGCTACTAAATGGAAAGATCTTATCAACGTCCATGAATGTGAAATCATAGATCGAACTGCCGAATTGGCAAAATTCGGTGCTATCGCTATCATAGTATCCGCTAAGTTCACGGGCTGGAGATAAGCGGACTCGAACCGCTGACATCCGCCACAGGGTAAACCACCGCCTCTCAGGCCTCCCCGACGGGTTCTACCATAGAGGCCAACGATAGACAATAACTCCCCCCCGAACACAGCTTACAACTTTCATCGTACTGTGCTCTCCAAAGAGCAACTCTTCTCAAAATCTCAAAACAAAAGGTGCTGAGTTGGAATCCCATTCTAAGGATTCTTGTGGTTCCGGGGAATCCAGTTACAGGAGAACCAGGAACGGGGAGCTCTCCCCTTTTTCCGCCCGACTCTTTGATCTTAAACTTAAGAATGCTGGTTTTAAGAACGAGTGATTGCCCTTCTCCGACCCTTACTGCCCAACCGGAGAGCGGACGGCTAATGTGTTCCACTTATTGAACAGGGTCTATGGTCGGTCCGTGACCCCTGGACGCCGAAGGCGTCCTTGGGGTGATCTCGTAGTTCCTACGGGGTGGAGACAATGGGGTCGGTCCATGGATTTTCCTTCCTTTTGCTACATTTCGCTCAAAGGGTTGAAGGGAGATAGTGCATCAAGTTATTCGCAAGGGCCAACTTGATCCTCTTCCCCAGGGATCCCAGATGAGGGAAGCCTAGGAGAGCCGCCGACTCCAACTATCGTCCATGTACGATCCATACTAGATCTGACCAACTGCCCATCCTACCTCCTCTACCTTTTTGACAGCCCATCTTTTTGTCTCAGTAGAGTCTTTCAGTGGCATGTTTCAGTCCTCTTCCCCATTACTTAGAAAAAGTGAGCCACCGGTTCAGGTACAAGATACTATCATTACCGCCTGGACAATTAGACAGCCAACCCGTAATCGCAACGACCCAATTGCAAGAGCGGagctctaccaactgagctataTCCCCCCCGAGCCAAGTGGAGTATGCATGAAAGAGTCAGATGCTTCTTCTATTCTTTTCCCTGGCGCAGCTGGGCCATCCTGGACTTGAACCAGAGACCTCGCCCGTGAAGTAAATCATCGCCCCTACGATCCAACCAATTGGGAGAGAATCAATAGACTCCTTTTCGGGAGCGATTCATCCTTCCCGAACGCAGCATACAACTCCCCGTTGTACTGCGCTCTTCAAGTGTGTTTCTTCCCCCTTCTCCCTCTTACCATGGCAAGTCCTTGGGAAATAACTCCGATGGGCAGAAAAAGGAAGGCGTTAAGAGACCCTCCTGGCCCAACCCTAGACACTCTAAGATCCTTTTTCAAACCTGCTCTGCTCCCATTTAAGGAAAAATAATTTCACGTTCTTCCTGAAAGGAAGGGAGGATTAGGAAAGTCCTATTGATTGCTGCTTTCTCCAGACCGCCGGGAAAAGCATGAAAAAAAGGCTCGAATGGTACGATCCCTCCGTCACCCCAGAATGAAAGGGGTGATCTCGTAGTTCTTGGTCTGTGAAGATGCGTTGTTAGGTGCTCCATTTTCCCATTGAGGACGAACCTCAACCTGTGCTCGAGAGATAGCTCTCCATACACTGATAAGGGATGTATGGATTCTCGAGAAGAGAGGAGCCGTGGTGGCCCCCCCCCGGACCGCCCGGATCCCACGAGTGAATAGAAAGTTAGATCTACATGGGATCTCACCTGAATCGCCCCATCTATCCTCCTGAGGAGAAGTTTGTTTGGTTTCAAACTCCGATTCAAACAGGAGGAGTACGCCATGCTAATGTGCCTTGGATGATCCACATCTTCGGGTCAGGCGCTGATGAGCACATTGAACTATCCATGTGGCTGAGAGCCCTCACAGCCCAGGCACAACGACGCAATTATCAGGGGCGCGCTCTACCACTGAGCTAATAGCCCGTCGCGCGGGCCTCCCAAAGGGAGGCCTGCTACGCCAAAAGCGAGAAAAACTCCATCCCTTTCCTTTTGACATCCCCATGCCGCCACACCACAGGGGGGACATGGGGAC from Hordeum vulgare subsp. vulgare unplaced genomic scaffold, MorexV3_pseudomolecules_assembly, whole genome shotgun sequence includes:
- the LOC123423638 gene encoding NAD(P)H-quinone oxidoreductase subunit 5, chloroplastic (The sequence of the model RefSeq protein was modified relative to this genomic sequence to represent the inferred CDS: added 42 bases not found in genome assembly), which produces MFQSALTEFHNECYWGTLSLCGIPPLACFWSKDEILSNSWLYSPFFGIIASFTAGLTAFYMFRIYLLTFGGYLRVHFQNYSSTKESSLYSISLWGKRIPKGVNRDFVLSTTKSGVSFFSQNIPKIQGNTRNRIGSFTTSFGAKNTFAYPHETGNTMLFPLLILLLFTLFIGFIGISFDNGGMDNGIAELTILSKWLTPSKNFTQESSNSFVNSYEFITNAISSVTLAIFGLFIAYIFYGSAYSFFQNLDLINSFVKRNPKKEFLDQVKKNIYSWSYNRGYIDIFYTRVFTLGIRGLTELTEFFDKGVIDGITNGVGLASFCIGEEIKYVGGGRISSYLFFFLCYVSVFLFFFLS